One stretch of Brettanomyces nanus chromosome 4, complete sequence DNA includes these proteins:
- a CDS encoding uncharacterized protein (BUSCO:EOG09342OO4~EggNog:ENOG41), which translates to MVTDFEKQRLQNISRNKELFKKLNLGGLSSEFHRGIKTVKEEALDQGKKKRTKTGKAKGKKRTELTQEKPLRRSRRLAGMQLEPDGQNKLQDELERQKKEKEEQDRLKSIRLSGNVMLSDILDSKGDAGDSAAKTLERLSRLGKSFSMGDFYEAVKDSQTSDKKTSQLRDELESLQLYEKYLPNDIRLTNQRMTSIIFHPSVSRKIVIGGDTMGLMGIWTVDDDTDEDLAITQFKFHGKNIPKFVVRIEQPEEVVSCSYDGSVRVLDLSKAVSRSILEFDDAWGDASGISDMNFIDQNVCFFTTLGGEFGTFDVRMKKVQNRNDSEVLRLHDKKIGSFCVNPTFSNQIATASLDRSLRIWDLRKIEKSTWSEFEDAQSPHCIGSYHSRLSVSTADWNNTNDIVCNSYDNTIRLFQLGEQHTEDPKYVIEPRVEESAEGMQDIPINLTPTNTLKHNCQTGRWVSILKARWQSRPKDNIQKFVIGNMNRYFDVFDRNGTQLAHLGHEYMTSVPAVACFHPTQNWIVGGNASGKTFLFS; encoded by the coding sequence ATGGTAACTGATTTTGAAAAACAGCGTTTGCAGAACATCTCCAGAAATAAAGAGCTCTTTAAAAAACTCAACTTGGGTGGGCTCTCTTCTGAGTTCCACCGGGGAATCAAGACTGTGAAGGAGGAAGCACTGGATcaagggaagaagaaacggACCAAAACCGGTAAAGCAAAgggtaagaagagaacagAATTAACACAAGAAAAACCTCTTAGAAGATCTCGACGACTTGCCGGTATGCAGTTGGAACCCGATGGACAAAACAAACTTCAGGACGAGTTGgagagacagaagaaggagaaagaagaacaggaCAGACTGAAATCCATTCGTTTGAGCGGGAATGTGATGCTAAGCGATATTTTAGACAGCAAAGGAGACGCAGGAGATTCAGCAGCAAAGACGTTAGAAAGATTATCCAGATTGGGTAAGTCCTTCTCCATGGGTGACTTTTATGAGGCAGTAAAAGATTCCCAAACTTCCGATAAGAAGACGTCTCAGCTGAGAGATGAACTCGAGAGCCTACAACTATACGAAAAGTATCTTCCAAATGATATCAGACTTACGAATCAGCGTATGACATCGATCATATTTCACCCTTCTGTGAGCAGAAAGATCGTGATAGGTGGAGATACAATGGGCTTGATGGGTATATGGACCGTTGATGACGATACAGACGAGGATCTCGCCATTACACAGTTTAAATTCCATGGAAAGAATATTCCGAAGTTTGTGGTTCGCATAGAGCAACCGGAAGAGGTTGTCAGCTGCTCTTATGATGGATCCGTTCGTGTTCTTGATCTAAGTAAGGCGGTATCCAGATCTATACTGGAATTTGATGACGCTTGGGGCGATGCTTCAGGTATCTCGGATATGAATTTCATTGACCAGAACGTATGCTTCTTTACTACATTGGGCGGAGAATTTGGCACTTTTGATgtgagaatgaagaaggttcaGAATAGAAACGATTCAGAAGTGTTGAGGCTCCATGACAAGAAAATCGGGTCTTTTTGCGTGAATCCAACCTTCTCGAATCAGATTGCTACGGCCTCATTAGATAGAAGTCTTCGTATCTGGGACTTACGTAAGATCGAAAAGTCCACTTGGTCCgaatttgaagatgctCAGTCGCCTCATTGCATAGGGTCCTATCATAGTCGACTTAGTGTTAGTACCGCTGATTGGAACAATACTAACGATATTGTTTGCAACAGCTATGATAATACAATTAGATTATTTCAGCTCGGAGAGCAACACACAGAAGATCCGAAGTATGTGATTGAACCAAGAGTGGAGGAATCGGCTGAAGGAATGCAGGATATACCTATTAATTTGACCCCTACTAATACGTTGAAACATAACTGTCAAACAGGTAGATGGGTGTCGATCCTAAAAGCAAGATGGCAGTCTAGGCCAAAGGATAATATTCAAAAATTCGTCATTGGTAACATGAATCGATACTTTGATGTTTTCGACAGAAATGGGACGCAGCTAGCTCATCTTGGCCATGAATACATGACCTCCGTGCCTGCAGTAGCATGTTTTCATCCAACTCAGAACTGGATTGTTGGTGGTAATGCTAGTGGAAAAACATTTCTATTTAGCTAA